A single genomic interval of Fibrobacter sp. UWR4 harbors:
- a CDS encoding acetyl-CoA carboxylase biotin carboxylase subunit family protein, with the protein MSKKKLLLLGGGHAEIPLIQAAQELGYFVITTGNAREGLGHPYADKNVFADFSDKDAMLALAREEGVSAVCSGCNDFALLSTVYVCEKLGLPGHDSLETSLQIHHKDKYRALAERLGIPTPRSRRVSVSHAESAPRHAEESQHQFLSLDEACAGLTFPLIVKPVDLTGGKGIHRVNNLDEAQAAYEDAVARTREDHIVVEEFVVGSNHGFSCFLKDGKVAFYFADNEQYYLNKYMVSGANTPSSTSQKGLNLLVEYSERIAADLHLVDGILHIQYIEQDDGIPVIIEICRRPPGDLYIKFVKYATGVDYPKMLIAAECGLDVSWILRCAQNDDSGKAQNDDSGKAQNDVKPFLRHCVMANHTGIVDGVDFAPEIQKNMVEKFLWYKEGDVVSDFFYYKAGIVFLQFESVQEMRSKTANMNNLIRIRMK; encoded by the coding sequence ATGTCAAAGAAAAAGTTGTTGCTTTTAGGTGGCGGTCACGCTGAAATTCCCCTGATTCAGGCGGCACAGGAACTTGGTTATTTTGTAATCACCACAGGGAACGCCCGCGAAGGGCTGGGTCATCCGTATGCGGACAAGAATGTGTTCGCTGATTTTAGCGATAAGGATGCGATGCTTGCTCTTGCCCGAGAAGAAGGGGTGAGTGCGGTGTGTTCCGGCTGTAATGATTTTGCCTTGCTGAGTACGGTTTATGTGTGTGAAAAGTTGGGCTTGCCTGGTCATGATAGTTTAGAGACTAGCTTGCAGATTCATCACAAGGACAAGTACCGCGCTTTGGCGGAACGTCTGGGAATTCCGACACCTCGCTCCCGCCGTGTGTCCGTCTCTCATGCCGAGTCCGCCCCACGTCATGCTGAGGAATCTCAGCATCAGTTTTTATCTCTTGACGAGGCTTGTGCGGGTCTTACGTTCCCGCTGATTGTAAAGCCTGTGGACCTTACGGGCGGTAAGGGGATTCATCGTGTGAATAACCTGGACGAAGCCCAGGCCGCTTACGAAGATGCGGTTGCGCGAACTCGCGAGGACCACATTGTGGTGGAAGAATTTGTAGTGGGTTCCAATCATGGTTTCAGCTGTTTTTTGAAAGATGGCAAGGTGGCTTTTTACTTCGCGGATAATGAACAGTATTATTTGAATAAATACATGGTCAGCGGGGCGAATACGCCAAGTAGTACAAGCCAGAAAGGTCTGAATCTACTGGTGGAATACAGCGAACGTATTGCAGCCGATTTGCATCTGGTGGATGGTATTCTCCATATCCAGTATATTGAGCAGGACGATGGCATTCCCGTGATTATCGAGATTTGCCGCAGGCCTCCCGGAGACTTGTACATCAAATTCGTGAAGTACGCTACGGGCGTGGATTACCCTAAGATGTTGATCGCTGCGGAATGCGGGCTGGATGTTTCCTGGATTCTTCGCTGCGCTCAGAATGACGACTCAGGAAAGGCTCAGAATGACGACTCAGGAAAGGCTCAGAATGACGTGAAGCCTTTCTTGCGTCACTGTGTTATGGCGAACCATACTGGGATTGTGGATGGTGTTGACTTTGCTCCTGAGATTCAGAAAAATATGGTGGAAAAGTTCCTGTGGTATAAGGAGGGGGATGTTGTCTCCGATTTCTTCTATTACAAGGCGGGCATTGTGTTCTTGCAGTTTGAATCCGTACAGGAAATGAGGTCAAAAACCGCAAATATGAACAATTTGATTCGCATTAGGATGAAATAA